The sequence CTCTCATGCTGTTCTCTGTTCATCCAACCATTCTTCATTTTGAAAACAAGAAGTTCTGCAATCTCTCAGGAACTCTGAGAAGGAATGCCAGTCTCAGCAAGGTTTGCCAAAAACCATTCTTCATCTTTAGAACTCTACAGTTATGTTCTTTATGCATGAATTTCATTCTCAGTGTAACGGCATCCATGGTTTTGCTTATCTCTCTTTGGAGGCACATAAGGAATCTAAGAAAGAGTGGCACTGTCATTAAGGACCTCAGCACTCAGGTCTATCTCAATGTCATGAAGTCTTTTTTGTTCTCTCTGCTCGTTGATATTACGTACTTTCCTGCTTTAATCATTCCTGTAGGCGATTTTTTCAGGTATGGCACATATGGCAGTTTAGGTTTTGTGATAATGCTGTCTGCAATCCCTTCAGCACATACCATAATCTTAATATTGTCCAATCCCAAACTGAAAGAAATCTTATTGCGCATACTAAACATCAGACATGTGGCTTCATAAAGAGAAGAGGGCTGTGAACACGCATTTCTTGTatcaaaaaaacaacaccaaaactCCCCCCATCTCTTTAATATTTGTCTGAGATATACTAGCTGCTCCTGCGAAACCTGCCCTGAGTTTTATTCCTGCCTAGAAATCCAACCTTTGATCATTATTTACACAGCTGCTTCCACTTGTCAATCATTACTAATGAGTAGGGGGGGGACaaaatatttattcattcttCGATTTATTAacaaattcattcattttgtaTAGATCTTCAGAACATTTTTTTAGAGCAGTTTAAGTCAATGCCTTGAGTCAGCAGTTTGcctgaatatatatttatttattggtgagGAACATCAAGGAACAGGGGAAAACCTACTTATAGATCAGAAATGCTTGACGATTTCTATGATCATCATTGGTCATCAAATACCAGAAAGGAACCTCTATGAACAACATTTGGGATTGTCATGATGTCTCGCATACCatttcagaagaagaaggaggaggaggaggaggaggaggaggaggaggaggaggagaaggaggaggaggagaattgttTTTCTATGTGGAAAGATGGATATTGTACACTTGACGTAGTGAGCTATTATTTCTACATTGTAATTCAAGCCTAGATACATGTATGTTTATTCATTAGCTCTTATGcagctgctgttttatttctttttatgaaaaaaaattgatagctcagttggtagagcacgagatgGTTGCGCCCTCTCTGGATCTCTAACCCACACTCCAGCTTATGCACCCCAGggggtcacttcggtgctgctaacatagcGATTGACTTCACCTCTCCCCCCACTTCAAAAGACGCAGTCCATTctttctctcaagacagacagatggcaGCCACATTCTTTTTATGAACAATCTTCTCTATTTTAGGTTCAAAGGTGGTTTGCCTTGGAAGGGAAAAAACTGCACATACCCTATACTGGAATGCCCCATCCAGATCCATGCCTTGAATAGGATGCCCTGCTTTGTCAGTGACAGCCTGGATGCAGAGAAGTGATGTGAGGCACTAGCAGGGGAACCTCCAAGGGAACCCCAAAGGGAAGACAActtagagccaggggattggtggtgggatgacaatgtgtGGTCAGAAGGAGAACAGGGAGCAAAGTAGAAGGAGGAGGTGTtgaaagctgaagaggtaacagggtttagtgagcaggaagaggctgtgggaaACAGTaatcctgaaccagaggcagaagaggaggctggagaggagagggtcAAGAGGCAGCAGTAAGTCAGGCCgctaaagaagccagggagtctccccctcctgctgtgaccagctcccctcccctctggtctcccagaaccaaggGAGGTATGAAGAGTGTGGAGCAGAGAAGAAGGCGGCAGAGGATTCTCAGCTTCCTTGGGAAACACCCTGGGAAGGAGGAGATTGGAgagctgagggaaggcaaggaacTTCACTTCCCGCAACTGTTTCACTTGGGCATTGGAGAAGAGTTGCTgggctcactaggcctgagctgttctgtttccttgaataaagagttaacttcaaggGCACCAGCTGTTTTATTTCTGACTTCCACCTGTCTCCTGCCTTGACACCACGTAAAGCAGCAGTGGGGCAGCAGCTCcctcctccacttcctcctcGGTGCCATTTCTCTCAGGTGCCACCCAAAGCAGCTGCTTCATCCCATGTCATTGTTGTGCCAGCTCTGTTTTCCCTAATGGATGAGGCCAACCCAAAGAGCTGTCTTGATAACTGTGAGACAGTTcatatagaagaagagtttggatttgatatcccgcctttcactccctttatttaaggagtctcaaagcggctaacaatatcctttcccttcctcccccacaacaaacactctgtgaggtgagtggggctgagagacttcagagaagtgtgactggcccaaggtcacccagcagctgcaggtggaggagcggagacgcaaacctggtt is a genomic window of Podarcis muralis chromosome 17, rPodMur119.hap1.1, whole genome shotgun sequence containing:
- the LOC144326008 gene encoding taste receptor type 2 member 40-like, producing MGITTPLAISLQTILAIESAVAFLANGFIIAVNGHRWLQNRKMAPCDFLLTGLSTSRIMLQLTMLTNKILYCNSAESDMRAYRRDIGTFLWIFLSNVSLWCAAWLNVFYCVKVTNFPNNLLLWLKLRIDVLAPRLLGMVIITLMLFSVHPTILHFENKKFCNLSGTLRRNASLSKVCQKPFFIFRTLQLCSLCMNFILSVTASMVLLISLWRHIRNLRKSGTVIKDLSTQVYLNVMKSFLFSLLVDITYFPALIIPVGDFFRYGTYGSLGFVIMLSAIPSAHTIILILSNPKLKEILLRILNIRHVAS